The genomic DNA GAGCAGGGGCTCGTCCAGAGCGAGGGGGACCTCTGGCGCCAGCAGCGCGAGATCGTCGGCGACGCCTTCGCCGGACCGCAGGTCCGGGCGTACGCGAACACGGTGGGCGAGCGCGTCGAGGGGCTCGCGGGCGAGTGGCGCGAGGCACTCGAATCGGGGCCGACCGCTGCCGCGGATGGGGGGACAGCCACCTCCGCAGGCGCCGCACCCGACACCACCCGCACGCTCGACCGCAACCTCCACCGCGAGATGACCACGCTCACCGTCCGGGTGGCCAGCGAGATCCTGCTGGGCGAGGATATCGGCCGGTCGATGGCCGACCGGTTCCACTCCTGGATGAGCGTCGCGGGCGACGAGTTCGAGTTCGACGCGAGCGCGGCCGCGCCGGCGTGGTTCCCCACGCCGATCACCGCGGAGTTCGAGGGGGCCGCCGAGGGCGTCCTGCGGCTGGCCGAGTTGATGATCGAGCGGCGCCGCGAGGCGATGGCCCGCGGCGAGACCGATTCGATGGACATGCTGACGCTGCTGCTCGCCCGCGAGGACGACCCCGAGGTCGACTACCCCGAGAACCAGATCCGGGACGAGGTCGCGACCTTCCTCATCGCGGGCCACGAGACGACGGCGCTCTCGCTGACCTACACGACGACGCTGCTCTCGTGGCATCCCGAGGTACGCGAGAAGGTGCGCCAGGAGGCCCGCGACGTGCTGGGCGACGAGACGCCACGCCACGAGCACGTCGCCGACCTGGAGTACACGGGGCAGGTGTTCCAGGAGGCCCTGCGCCTCTACCCGGCAGCCTGGGCCGTCTTCCGCCGGACGACCGAGGCGGTCGAACTCGGTGACTACCGGGTCCCGGAGGGCTCGGGGGTCATCATGCCGCAGTGGTCCATCCACCGGGACGGGCGCTACTTCGACCGGCCCGGGGAGTTCGACCCGTCGCGCTGGGCGGGCCGCAACCCCCAGTCCGTCGAGGCGTACTTCCCGTTCTCGTCGGGGCCGCACGCCTGCATCGGTCGGCAGTTCTCGCTGACGGGCGCCCGCCTGGCGCTCGCGCGCCTCGCCCGGGAGTTCGACGTGGACGTGCCCCGCAACGCGCTGGACGACCTCCGGGCGACGCCTACGCTCCGCCCGCCGGAGGGGGTCCCGGCGACGGTCCGGTTCGCGGAGTAGCCTGCCGCTACCCGTAGACAGGTGCCGGTGGGTCCACCGCCTCCGCCGTGGTCACCGTCGAGACACTCGTCGCCCTCCTGGTCCTCGTCTTCCTGCTACCGGTTCTGCTGGTCGGCGCCGCCGCGGGGTACGTCGTCGCCCGCCTGTTCGGCCTGCCCTCGCAGCTCCGGGTCTACGGTAGCGCGCTCGGTGTCGGCCGGTGGACGGCCGCCCTCCCGACGACCGTGGCGCTGGCCGTCGTGTTCGGCGTCGAGTTCGCGGCCGGCATCCCGGGCGAGGGGGAGCCGGGGGCGACCCTCGCGAGCGGCGCGACGGCGGGCCTGTTCGTCGGCGCGTTCGCCCTCTCGGTGGGCCTCGGTAACCTGCTCCGGTACCTCCGGGTTCGGACCGTCACCGACGCCATGGACGCCACCGACGGCCGGGTGACGGTCTCCGGGACCGCCGAACCGGGGCCGGAGGGGACGGTCGAGGCCCCGCTCAGCGGGGAGCCCTGCCTGGCCTGGGCCGTCAGGGTGCGCGAACACCACGGCATCGGCCGGCGGGGCATCCGCGGGCTGGCTCGAACGGACCACGGTGGCGTCCCGTTCGAGGTCCGCGACGGGACCGGGAGCGTCCGGGTCGACCCGGAGAGCCTCGAACTCGGCGGCTGGTCCGTCCCGCCACGCTCGGGCGACCACCGCGTCGAGGCCCGCGATGGCCTCCCGGACTGCGTCGCGGCCTACCGGGACGACCTGGAGCTCGGTGACGGCGACCGGCGCGTCTACGAGGAACGCCGGCTGACCGCGACCTCGCCGGTCACGGCCACCGGCCGGGTCGGCACCGAGGACGGCGTCGCCACGGTCGGGGCACCCGGAGCCCTGTACGACGAGCGAGCCACTGCCATCCAGCAGTCCCGCAAGCGTCGCGTCCTCGTGGGGGCCGCCGGCGCGCTGGTGATGGCCGGCTCGACGGTGCTGCTGGCGGCCGTGGTCGGGCTCGTCTGAGCCGGCCACGCGCATCGGGCCGGCTACAGGCCGGAAACATATTCTTGGACAAAGATGCTTATAATCCAAGTAATTGGGATTTTCAACATTAGTAAACGGAATATATAATTTGTATTCGAGATTGAACCAGAGATTCCCGCAGCCACCCTGGGACTCTTCCGCGTCGGTCCCCGATGTGGGCGTACGATGACTTCGGCACTACTGGTCGTCACCGAACACGGCTACTGGGGAGAGGAGTGTACCACGCCGCTGACCGAACTGGACGAGGCGGGCGTCGACGTGACGGTCGCGACGCCCTCGGGCGCCGCGCCCGAGGTGGACCCGGTCTCCGTCGACCCCGACGAGGTCGGCGAGGAGACCGCCGAGCGCGTACTCGAGGTCCACGAGAACGACGAGCGGTTGAACGACCCCGAGCCCGTCGCCGAGCAGTCCGCCGACGACTACGATGCCGTCGTCCTCCCCGGCGGACACGGCACGGTCTGGGATGTGAACCAGGACCGGCACGCTCGCGCGCTGCTGCGGGACGCCGTCGAGGGCGAGGACGGCCTGGGGGTCGTCATCTGCCACGCGGTCGGCATCCTCGCACACACGCGGACCAGCGACGGCTCGTTCCTGGTCGACGGCCGGGACGTGACCGGCTTCCCCAACGCGTGGGAGGCGGACATCGTCGACGAGAACGACGTGATGCACGACGGTCGGAAGCTCCCGTACTGGGTCGAGGACGAGGTCGAGGCCGCGGGCGGGAACTGGGATGCCGAACTCGACGCGGAGACGAGCGTCACGGTCGACGGTGACCTGATTACGGTCCGGGGGCCGGAGTCCTCCGAGGCTGGCGCCCGGACGCTGCTGGAGGAGTTGCGCACCGCGCCCGCCGCAGACTGACGGACGCCCGGTCGGTCTACGCTGTTCCTTCTCGACGCGACCGGGCGGATGGCGTTCCCCCCGATGGCGGAACCGCTGCTGTACGCGTTCAGTATCATCAGTCTGACCTGGGGGCTCGTCTACGCCGGCTTCCGCCTCCGGCGATGAACAACGACCTGCCCGAGCGCCGGGCCGAGCAGGGACCGAGTCAGGCGGCGCTCGCCGAGGCGGTCGGCGTCACAGACCATCAACTCCATCGAGCGGGGCCGCTACGACCCGTCGCTGGAGCTGGCGTTCGCACTGGCCGACCACTTCGACTGCCGCATCGAGGACATCTTCGAGCCCGACGGCTGACACCACACGCTTCGGCCCTCCACCGGGACGCGGTTCCCCGACGTGGCGACACCCCTAAGCCCGCGACGGCCCTGCGTCCACGCATGAGTCAGGCGCTGGTCATCGTCGCCCACGGGTCGCATCTCAACCCCGAGTCCAGCACGCCCACCTACGAGCACGCCGACACCATCCGGCAGGTCGGCGCGTTCGACGAGGTCCGGGTCGGCTTCTGGAAGGAGGAGCCCCACGTCCGCGAGGTCCTCCGGACCGTCACGGCCGACGAGGTGTTCGTCGTCCCGCTGTTCATCAGCGAGGGCTACTTCACCGAGGAGGTCATCCCCCGCGAGCTGCGGCTGGAGGGCTGGGAGGAGGACGCCTGGGAGTCCGACGGCACGAGTGCGACCTCCGTCACGCTCACGGCCGCGGACACCGGCCAGCGGGTCCACTACTGTGGCCCGGCCGGCACCCACGAGGCGATGACCGACGTCATCGTCCGGCGGGCGGAGACGGTGACGGGCGACCCGGACGTGGGCGAGGGATTCGGCCTCGCGGTGGTCGGCCACGGCACGAAGCGCAACGAGAACTCGGCGAAGGCCATCCAGTACCACGCCGACCGCATCCGGGAGACGGGCCGCTTCGACGAGGTCCGCGACCTCTACATGGACGAGGACCCCGAGGTGGACGACGTCACCGAGTTCTTCGAGAGCGACGACGTGGTGGTCGTCCCGCTGTTCGTGGCCGATGGCTACCACACCCAGGAGGACATCCCCGAGGACATGGGCCTGTGCGAGGACTACCGCGACGGCTACGACGTGCCGACCGAGGTCGACGGCACCCGCATCTGGTACGCCGGCGCGGTCGGGACGGAGGCGCTGATGGCCGACGTCATCGTCGAGCGGGCCCGTGACGCCGGCGCCGACGTGGGCGACGCGGTCGAGCGGGTCCGCGAGCTGACACGGGTCGCGGGCGTGGACGCCGACTCCGAGGCCCCGCCGGCGGACGACTGACGGGCGGTCGCTGTCGCCCTCTCTCGAGCCGACCCGGCGACTATCGCTCCAGCGACGCCGCCAGCGCCTCGAGCCGGGCGATGCGCTCGGCGGTCGGCGGGTGCGTGGCCGGGAACACGT from Haloglomus litoreum includes the following:
- a CDS encoding cytochrome P450, with the protein product MARELPKPPEAGILNALRFGTQTFRFLEGVQSRFEDIVAVPVPGRGPLVIVTNPSLVHEALSRPEDFPRVPAQGPSSMIAEQGLVQSEGDLWRQQREIVGDAFAGPQVRAYANTVGERVEGLAGEWREALESGPTAAADGGTATSAGAAPDTTRTLDRNLHREMTTLTVRVASEILLGEDIGRSMADRFHSWMSVAGDEFEFDASAAAPAWFPTPITAEFEGAAEGVLRLAELMIERRREAMARGETDSMDMLTLLLAREDDPEVDYPENQIRDEVATFLIAGHETTALSLTYTTTLLSWHPEVREKVRQEARDVLGDETPRHEHVADLEYTGQVFQEALRLYPAAWAVFRRTTEAVELGDYRVPEGSGVIMPQWSIHRDGRYFDRPGEFDPSRWAGRNPQSVEAYFPFSSGPHACIGRQFSLTGARLALARLAREFDVDVPRNALDDLRATPTLRPPEGVPATVRFAE
- a CDS encoding type 1 glutamine amidotransferase domain-containing protein, with translation MTSALLVVTEHGYWGEECTTPLTELDEAGVDVTVATPSGAAPEVDPVSVDPDEVGEETAERVLEVHENDERLNDPEPVAEQSADDYDAVVLPGGHGTVWDVNQDRHARALLRDAVEGEDGLGVVICHAVGILAHTRTSDGSFLVDGRDVTGFPNAWEADIVDENDVMHDGRKLPYWVEDEVEAAGGNWDAELDAETSVTVDGDLITVRGPESSEAGARTLLEELRTAPAAD
- a CDS encoding CbiX/SirB N-terminal domain-containing protein, which produces MSQALVIVAHGSHLNPESSTPTYEHADTIRQVGAFDEVRVGFWKEEPHVREVLRTVTADEVFVVPLFISEGYFTEEVIPRELRLEGWEEDAWESDGTSATSVTLTAADTGQRVHYCGPAGTHEAMTDVIVRRAETVTGDPDVGEGFGLAVVGHGTKRNENSAKAIQYHADRIRETGRFDEVRDLYMDEDPEVDDVTEFFESDDVVVVPLFVADGYHTQEDIPEDMGLCEDYRDGYDVPTEVDGTRIWYAGAVGTEALMADVIVERARDAGADVGDAVERVRELTRVAGVDADSEAPPADD